CCAAAGATCTTGAATTTTCCCCGCGACTtaaacttctttctttctttttcaattcagATATATCTTATACACACAGGTCCAAGATTGAGAGAAAACTGAGAGTGGGCATGTTGGGTTCTTGGTGAGGAAGTCCTTGAGGGGTGGGAGTTATGCTTCATGGGTTATAAGGTTAGGGAGCATTCACATGAGTATGGGAGTGGGGAGTAGTTCAGTGATGATAAAATGGGAGGGAGAGAAAAGAATCGTGGAAGAGGTGGTGAGTTTTCAGTAAGGAGAGAGAACAAAAAAAGTCATAAAAatacagaagagagaaaaaaagttgaagGCATGACaggaaaagtaaaagaaagagaaaaaaaagtactCCACATCACTACAGAGTTAACTCTGTTTCTGTCATTTTAATGGAAGGACGTGATTGATACAATTTATACCACTTAAGGACAAAATAGAGACACTTTATAAAATGAgtactaaacaaaaaaaaacatctaaatATAGGGATGAAGTAAGCAATTAAGCccttattttaatatgttatcattttgaaatataacttttttatttattaatatttaataataacttttttatttattaatatttaataataacttttttatttcaatttaaaatttatttgaacactaatttaaattttaaaaatttcttttatatcaaattatttctaaaaatctATTTGACAAAActagtttttaaatatatataaaaaattgattttattgtatCAATCACATCTGTAGCGAGATTTTTCATTGACAACTTTTCACTCTCTTCTCTTTAATCCAAttaatttcatcttattttttttctcttttattttcttttaatatgataaatgtATAGAATATATAAAAGGGTAATAGTTAattctttaaagaaaaaaagtctaGATCTTTAAAACCATTAGTTTTTCTGAAAGTTAGTAACTTTTGATGGTGGATATGATTCatagtaattataatttgaaGAGAAAGTGGATGAAAATTGAGGTGATTTGGTTTAATAGGAAGccaataatttagtttatttgtaGTGTGATGTCCCAATTATTTTaagtgtattttttaaaatataaaacaatttaattaaaaaaataaattgaaaaagtgaaaaaaaatcgtttcttaaaattattattaattaaaataataacaaaaaaaaacccaaatattaaaataaattaattaataatttttttaaaatattttcataaatttattttaaatggcAGACGCCGTCTGTGGGAATCGAACCCACGACCACGTGGTTAAAAGCCACGCGCTCTACCAGCTGAGCTAAGACGGCCAACCGATGATAATCTTAGTTGTTTAGTGTATGGAAAGTAGTTTCCAGTGGTGAGTGTATTTTTGTCTTCAACCTCTCTAATTCGAACTGGCCAAACCTGGATCAGCAATGGCGGAAATCTCTGATTCTCCATCAACTTCAAAACCCGTAGAAGAAAACACGCAAACCCTTACGCCACAAATCGACTCCAAAACCACGCGAAACACAAAACCTGGAGTCAAACGCCTCATTATATGTGTCTCAGTGCTCTTCTCATTCATTCTAGGTCCTTTCCTCCCTCTCTTTTcatcttcaaatattttattatttatttattaattaattactattttcTTGTTGCAGGTTTTCCTCTTCTGTGGAAATCCATCGAAATCTACCGCGCGCCCCTCCCTTTCGATCGAATCGACTCCTTCTCGTCGCAAGTGGAATCGAATCCCCTGTCATTCCCATGCAGCTTTCAAGCCGTTTTCATCGGTTTCGATTTCAAGGCTTCGCACAGCGAGGTGGCAGCGGCGATCAAGAGGAAAATATCGGACCTAGGTCGCGGTGATTGCGGCGGTTGCGGAGGCAATTACTCCGTCGCGGTGGCCGTGGAAAGGGGTGATGTTAGTGCGTTTGATTTTGGTGCGAAGTTGCGGAGTGATGATGAGGATGCTGATGAATGGGTGAGGAGTGTAGTGAATCAGTATGGAGGAGGGCATGCTTATAGCGTTGTGGTGGTGAATGAAGGGGGGGAGGTTAGGAGTGTGGTGGGGAAGTATCGGCACGCGTGGATTGTGGGAAGGGTAGAGGAGGAGGAGGCCGTGTTGCGTGTGGCTGAGATCTTTGTTAAGGTTTTTGTTAATGGAGGGGACGAGGAGGGTCTGGTTCGCAGTGAATTTATGCCTGTTGGTGCTGATGGGAGGATTGTTCTGTCTTTCAGTTTGCTCAATGCAGACCCTCGAGATTGGATATATGATTGGTATGGATTATGAAGTGGAATTTTAATCAGATTAGTATCAATTGGTAAATGGAATGATTGAggttttgtttctgttttataAATAGTTGATATGTGATTTGATTCTTTTTATGAATAAGGTGCAGCTTCTACTGCATTGTTGCTTGGAagttttcatttatataaattagttttagagagatgaGATTATTTTCCAGTTTATGGCTTAGTAAGAAAACTTGTGATCATGCTGACACTTTTGGAGATCAGttctatatattttcattttcatgaaCCAATAATACCACCCTATTGTAATTATAAGATATATACTTATGAAAGTTGAGGCAGATACAGAATGCACCTGCTTCAACTAAGTTGGTGATTTTGTGATTGGGTAAAGACAAAGATTAACCATGCTGATGTTAAATATTCACTGAACCTGTTATATAATGTaggttacattttttattgtcAGGTCCGGATTATTTGCTTATGAACTTTTGAATAGTACCATTTTGAAGTTTTTGTGATTATCATATTGTAGGAATTTTCGTGAAATTGATAAGACTTTGTTACAACCCGTGATTGAGGCTTTACAACCCATAGCAAACATCAGTGTTGAAAGCCAGGTGAAGTCTCGTGTAAATgtaacaattattgcaagagTCATTGGATCCCATAGATTAAGTGATTTATTGTTCCTCCTGTTTTGCAGGTTTTATACCATACCCCAAAGTCTTCATTTTCTTACTGGGATGATAAGCATGGCAGCCACATATTTACAGCCAAGGATCTTCCTTTCTTTGTATGTTCTATCTATGGCTTTGaattatgatttataatatttagCTTATTTTGACATCAATTACCATGTTTTGAATTCTAACTTGTAACTCAAAATTATTAGCATAACGATGTAATGTAACTTCCCACCTATGCACATACCATATTAGCATGATGTCCAGCTTATAAAATGACGGTATTTTGGTCACTCAggtttttcttatctttttatgtttGAGTTTTTAGATTTGGTTCTagttatatactttttttttatggaaaccTGCCACactgttcttttttatttcctcTTAGTAGTTTTTTCAATGTTCCACATATCTGGTGGGATACTATAATAGTATATTTATGACATGAATGGTTCTATCTGAAACAGGTTAATTCAAATGAGTGGCACTTAGATACTTCTGTTGCAGCAGGAGGAAGGTCAAAAGTATTGCAACTTGTGGTGTATATCACTTGATcctaaatttatttactttttgtttgACACAAACGTGAACCTAGAATTTGTTTCATTCAATTTACGGTATATCGTCTTTAGTACTAGGTGCAATGGTGGGGAGGAATGAAATTACTTCTCAAGTGTCTGATTCCAGCTTGTTTATTACGTTATGCTGTAAGACGGCTTACATTTTAAACTTTCTTTATGTTAGGTATATACCATCTGCAAAGGAGTGTCCTCTTCAACTGAAGCTTCCAAATGGAGATATCTCTAAAACTAATGGCTTTATATCTCCGGTTATTTATCTTACCTTGAAAAATTTCCtaataatcttataaaattacgAAGTCTGTTAACATTATGAAGCATCTATTCTGGAATGTTGCAGATGTGGGGAGGTGTTGTTGTCTGGAATCCCCAAAGCTGTATAAAAGATTTAGAAAGTAATGATCCAGTTAGAAATACAATTTCTCACCAGGTTTGTCTTATATTCATTAGTTGGCTATGTTGTTGACAATAATTTCTTCTCATTGTTACTTTTATACACAAGTATTTTGTAACAGGATCTCCAGATGCTTTTTGAAGTTCTAATGGGGCAGCTGCGGCAACTCCTTGGTCTGAAGTCTGATAACCTTTATGTTGGTGAGTCAGGCACATCCATTCTTCTTGGCAGTGAAAGGGGTTTCACAGAATGGTGAGAGTAATAGTCCTTGTTCTACCCTTCTAAAATTGCTAACGGCATGTTTTATGTAGTTATTTTCTTCTGTTCAAAAAGAAAGAACCAAAAATATGTTGGTTGAAACTGTGTTTCAAATACACA
This sequence is a window from Vigna angularis cultivar LongXiaoDou No.4 chromosome 2, ASM1680809v1, whole genome shotgun sequence. Protein-coding genes within it:
- the LOC108329022 gene encoding uncharacterized protein LOC108329022; the encoded protein is MAEISDSPSTSKPVEENTQTLTPQIDSKTTRNTKPGVKRLIICVSVLFSFILGFPLLWKSIEIYRAPLPFDRIDSFSSQVESNPLSFPCSFQAVFIGFDFKASHSEVAAAIKRKISDLGRGDCGGCGGNYSVAVAVERGDVSAFDFGAKLRSDDEDADEWVRSVVNQYGGGHAYSVVVVNEGGEVRSVVGKYRHAWIVGRVEEEEAVLRVAEIFVKVFVNGGDEEGLVRSEFMPVGADGRIVLSFSLLNADPRDWIYDWNFREIDKTLLQPVIEALQPIANISVESQVLYHTPKSSFSYWDDKHGSHIFTAKDLPFFVNSNEWHLDTSVAAGGRSKVLQLVVYIPSAKECPLQLKLPNGDISKTNGFISPMWGGVVVWNPQSCIKDLESNDPVRNTISHQDLQMLFEVLMGQLRQLLGLKSDNLYVGESGTSILLGSERGFTEWELDVLSRKHICFNLLSCTTTLGSLSRLVQSLPRMIIMDEIGKQVKFSLEAAKFAQSNASIGIYDASAVSSRQSRSLAEDAFFHPSIMSISYYSFEHCFAIYSPFFLPVIMHVLLGALREWKRYKQESRKYLAAKAKEKVS